A single region of the Arthrobacter sp. V1I7 genome encodes:
- a CDS encoding FAD-dependent oxidoreductase translates to MSNVSSTTPDSQTRPRIVIAGAGPAAQALVRQLARTPFAGGITMLSNRDDAPAGLLELAALPQVSLRFGQPVSYIDPDGRRVTTADGLEFTYDQLVIATGSSPAGAPLAGAGRCLSYSTIDDANGLGEAVKDVTRVLGRRPLGILVGTGTAAGQAEAVLRARGVRPVRTTLRPAAVLPNLAGSMLPAAGVVFEDGSSMNGDLVVLAEERIARDALSVSAGLKTAPRGGIVIGEDFRTSVPGIWAIGDAAVFDGVRLGLLVAAGSAASVCAAQLLRATLAEPLADAA, encoded by the coding sequence ATGTCCAACGTCTCCAGCACAACACCTGATTCCCAGACCCGGCCCCGGATCGTCATCGCAGGGGCCGGTCCGGCCGCCCAGGCCCTCGTCCGGCAGCTGGCCCGGACGCCGTTCGCCGGCGGAATCACGATGCTGAGCAACCGCGACGACGCTCCCGCCGGGCTGCTCGAGCTCGCCGCCCTGCCGCAGGTTTCGCTGCGCTTCGGCCAGCCGGTCAGCTACATCGACCCGGACGGCCGGCGGGTCACCACGGCCGACGGCCTGGAGTTCACCTACGACCAGCTGGTCATCGCCACGGGTTCCTCCCCGGCGGGAGCACCCCTGGCGGGCGCCGGCCGCTGCCTCAGCTATTCCACGATCGACGACGCCAACGGCCTCGGCGAAGCCGTCAAGGACGTCACCCGGGTCCTCGGCAGGCGTCCGCTGGGCATCCTGGTCGGCACCGGAACGGCCGCCGGTCAGGCTGAAGCGGTGCTGCGCGCCAGGGGTGTCCGTCCCGTCCGCACCACACTCCGGCCCGCGGCCGTGCTTCCCAACCTCGCGGGTTCGATGCTCCCCGCCGCCGGTGTCGTCTTCGAAGACGGTTCCAGCATGAACGGGGATCTGGTGGTTCTGGCGGAGGAACGGATTGCCCGCGACGCCCTCTCGGTGAGCGCCGGGCTGAAGACCGCCCCGCGCGGCGGCATCGTGATCGGCGAGGACTTCCGCACTTCGGTGCCCGGGATCTGGGCCATCGGGGATGCCGCCGTATTCGACGGCGTCCGGCTGGGACTGCTCGTGGCCGCCGGGTCGGCTGCCTCGGTTTGCGCGGCGCAGCTGCTGCGGGCCACGCTGGCCGAACCGCTCGCGGACGCAGCCTAG
- the deoC gene encoding deoxyribose-phosphate aldolase codes for MSNEATTAAGSTTPATPEATAGAGNLASFIDHTLLKPEASEAEILRVCAEAAEYRFKSVCVNPVWVKTVKTALKGSGVLTCSVVGFPLGATPSDVKAFEARGAVLDGAEEVDMVINIAAARANDKGALVDDITAVAEAVHEGGAILKVIIETGLLDDAQKVLACEAAVEAGADFVKTSTGFNGGGATAEDVALMRRTVGPDLGVKASGGVRSLADAQAMIAAGATRIGASSGIAIVKGEQGSSGY; via the coding sequence ATGAGCAACGAAGCCACTACCGCCGCCGGCAGCACCACCCCCGCTACGCCGGAGGCAACGGCCGGCGCCGGTAACCTCGCCTCCTTCATTGACCACACCCTGCTCAAGCCGGAGGCCAGCGAGGCCGAAATCCTCAGGGTCTGCGCCGAGGCTGCCGAGTACCGGTTCAAGTCGGTCTGCGTCAACCCCGTCTGGGTCAAGACGGTCAAGACCGCGCTCAAGGGCTCCGGCGTGCTGACCTGTTCCGTGGTCGGCTTCCCGCTGGGCGCCACCCCGAGCGACGTCAAGGCCTTCGAGGCCCGCGGTGCCGTGCTGGACGGCGCAGAAGAGGTGGACATGGTGATCAACATCGCCGCCGCCCGCGCGAACGACAAGGGCGCGCTGGTCGATGACATCACCGCCGTCGCCGAGGCCGTCCACGAAGGCGGGGCCATCCTGAAGGTGATCATCGAAACCGGCCTGCTGGACGATGCCCAGAAGGTCCTGGCCTGCGAGGCCGCGGTGGAAGCCGGCGCTGATTTCGTGAAGACCTCCACCGGCTTCAACGGCGGCGGAGCCACCGCGGAAGACGTCGCCCTGATGCGCCGCACGGTCGGCCCGGACCTCGGCGTCAAGGCCTCCGGCGGGGTGCGTTCCCTCGCGGACGCACAAGCTATGATTGCTGCAGGTGCAACACGTATTGGCGCCAGCTCCGGGATCGCGATTGTCAAGGGTGAACAGGGTTCATCCGGGTACTGA
- a CDS encoding metal-dependent hydrolase encodes MMGGHHAASGAAAWVAVASTGPYALGWYPLDATGIVIGGMATAGTALVCDWDHRSSTVAHSLPPLSNVIAVGIENASGGHRQGTHSLLGAACFVLLAAMAGQVQLQTDWGLLSLGAGLLCMFLISIAAKALKLFPKYGWISNWVFALAMAGLVTWFAPHQWTWLPVSMLTGVLVHIVGDMITTGGVPLLWPLVIKPPKLLRKLPLVKDVWKANGAFSVPLLGRAGSRREWFVLIPVSAYAMIGMFGAALALAEAHFPAAVALGTGFVSSLVGRLTGS; translated from the coding sequence ATGATGGGAGGACACCACGCCGCGTCGGGCGCCGCGGCGTGGGTGGCTGTTGCCTCGACCGGGCCCTACGCGCTGGGCTGGTATCCGCTGGACGCCACCGGGATCGTGATCGGCGGGATGGCGACGGCGGGGACGGCCCTGGTCTGCGACTGGGACCACCGCTCCAGCACGGTGGCGCACTCGCTGCCGCCGCTGTCCAATGTGATCGCGGTCGGCATCGAGAACGCCAGCGGCGGGCACCGGCAGGGCACCCACTCGCTGCTCGGTGCGGCCTGCTTCGTGCTGCTCGCGGCCATGGCCGGGCAGGTCCAGCTGCAGACCGACTGGGGGCTCCTGTCCCTCGGCGCCGGCCTGCTGTGCATGTTCCTGATCAGCATCGCGGCCAAGGCCCTGAAGCTTTTCCCGAAGTACGGCTGGATCAGCAACTGGGTCTTCGCCCTGGCCATGGCCGGGCTCGTGACGTGGTTCGCGCCGCACCAGTGGACCTGGCTCCCGGTCTCGATGCTGACCGGCGTGCTGGTCCACATCGTGGGGGACATGATCACCACCGGGGGAGTGCCGCTGCTCTGGCCGCTGGTGATCAAGCCGCCGAAGCTGCTGCGGAAGCTGCCGCTCGTGAAGGACGTCTGGAAGGCCAACGGGGCGTTCTCGGTCCCGCTGCTGGGCCGGGCGGGGTCGCGGCGGGAATGGTTTGTGCTGATCCCGGTCAGCGCCTACGCCATGATCGGCATGTTCGGGGCGGCGCTGGCCCTGGCGGAGGCGCACTTTCCGGCCGCCGTCGCGCTGGGGACCGGGTTCGTCAGCAGCCTGGTCGGCCGGCTGACCGGAAGCTAG